A DNA window from Coffea arabica cultivar ET-39 chromosome 6c, Coffea Arabica ET-39 HiFi, whole genome shotgun sequence contains the following coding sequences:
- the LOC113692635 gene encoding WD-40 repeat-containing protein MSI4 isoform X1 — translation METVSPPPSQPKKRGRPKGSTKAKADTDREASAAASGGVPRMRGADKRSSSSDEKYSQWKSLVPVLYDWLANHNLVWPSLSCRWGPLLEQGAFKNRQRLYLSEQTDHTVPNTLIIANCDVVKPRVAAENHIANFNEEARSPFVKKYKTIIHPGEVNRIRELPQNKNIVATHTDCPEVLIWDIEAQPNRHAVLGAAESRPDLVLMGHKDNAEFALAMCPTEPFVLSGGKDKSVVLWSIHDHISASAADASKATGSTGSIVKTADNSPVGPRGIFQGHDDTVEDVQFCPSSSQEFCSVGDDSCLILWDARVGNNPILKVEKAHNADLHCVDWNPHDQNLILTGSADHSVRLFDRRKLTTDGVESLVHKFEGHTAAVLCVQWSPDKSTVFGSSAEDGLLNIWDYEKVGKKIESGTRSPSSPPGLFFQHAGHRDKVVDFHWNASDPWTVVSVSDDGESSGGGGTLQIWRMTDLLYRPEDEVLAELQHFKDHVIECTSKA, via the exons ATGGAGACGGTTTCTCCTCCGCCGAGCCAGCCGAAGAAGAGAGGTCGACCTAAGGGCTCTACTAAAGCCAAAGCCGACACCGACAGAGAAGCCTCCGCTGCTGCTTCTGGTGGAGTCCCCAGGATGAGAGGCGCCGACAAGCGCAGCTCCTCTTCTGACGAGAAGTATTCTCAGTGGAAATCTCTCGTCCCCGTTCTCTACGACTGGTTGGCTAATCATAACCTCGTCTGGCCTTCTCTCTCTTGTCG GTGGGGCCCACTGCTTGAGCAGGGAGCCTTCAAGAATCGGCAGCGTCTTTACCTTTCTGAACAA ACTGATCATACAGTACCAAATACACTGATCATAGCGAACTGCGATGTTGTCAAGCCTCGGGTTGCTGCTgaaaatcacatagcaaat TTTAATGAAGAAGCAAGGTCACCATTTGTTAAGAAGTACAAGACTATCATACATCCTGGAGAG GTAAACAGAATCAGGGAACTTCCTCAGAATAAAAACATTGTTGCGACGCATACTGATTGCCCTGAA GTCCTCATTTGGGACATTGAAGCTCAACCGAACAGGCATGCTGTTCTAGGAGCTGCTGAGTCTCGTCCTGATCTG GTGCTGATGGGGCACAAAGATAATGCTGAATTTGCTCTTGCAATGTGCCCAACTGAGCCTTTTGTGCTCTCTGGAG GAAAGGACAAATCTGTGGTTCTCTGGAGTATCCATGACCACATATCTGCATCGGCCGCAGATGCATCAAAGGCAACTGGTTCTACTGGGTCAATTGTGAAAACTGCTGATAATAGTCCTGTTGGACCACGTGGTATTTTTCAGGGGCATGATGACACTGTTGAAGATGTGCAGTTTTGCCCATCAAG TTCACAGGAGTTCTGTAGTGTTGGGGATGATTCTTGCCTAATATTATGGGATGCACGTGTTGGAAATAACCCAATTTTGAAG GTTGAAAAGGCACATAATGCTGATCTCCACTGTGTGGATTGGAATCCTCATGATCAAAACCTGATTCTCACTGG GTCTGCAGATCACTCTGTTCGCTTGTTTGATCGCCGGAAACTAACAACTGATGGAGTCGAGTCACTAGTGCATAAATTTGAAGGTCATACAGCTGCTGTTCTTTGTGTTCAG TGGTCTCCTGACAAGTCCACTGTCTTTGGGAGCTCTGCAGAGGATGGTTTATTGAACATCTGGGATTATGAAAAG GTTGGCAAAAAGATAGAAAGCGGGACAAGGTCTCCAAGTAGTCCTCCTGGGTTATTTTTCCAACATGCTGGGCACAG GGACAAAGTTGTCGACTTTCACTGGAATGCCTCTGATCCATGGACGGTTGTCAGTGTTTCTGATGATGGTGAAAGTAGCGGTGGTGGGGGCACGTTACAG ATATGGCGCATGACTGACTTATTATACAGGCCTGAGGATGAGGTTTTAGCTGAGCTCCAACATTTCAAAGATCATGTAATCGAGTGCACTTCCAAGGCTTGA
- the LOC113692635 gene encoding WD-40 repeat-containing protein MSI4 isoform X2, with product METVSPPPSQPKKRGRPKGSTKAKADTDREASAAASGGVPRMRGADKRSSSSDEKYSQWKSLVPVLYDWLANHNLVWPSLSCRWGPLLEQGAFKNRQRLYLSEQTDHTVPNTLIIANCDVVKPRVAAENHIANFNEEARSPFVKKYKTIIHPGEVNRIRELPQNKNIVATHTDCPEVLIWDIEAQPNRHAVLGAAESRPDLVLMGHKDNAEFALAMCPTEPFVLSGGKDKSVVLWSIHDHISASAADASKATGSTGSIVKTADNSPVGPRGIFQGHDDTVEDVQFCPSSSQEFCSVGDDSCLILWDARVGNNPILKVEKAHNADLHCVDWNPHDQNLILTGSADHSVRLFDRRKLTTDGVESLVHKFEGHTAAVLCVQWSPDKSTVFGSSAEDGLLNIWDYEKVGKKIESGTRSPSSPPGLFFQHAGHRNHLYFWLLNLRYSVLAICLWLCQIKIFVCHQQWTMVNYS from the exons ATGGAGACGGTTTCTCCTCCGCCGAGCCAGCCGAAGAAGAGAGGTCGACCTAAGGGCTCTACTAAAGCCAAAGCCGACACCGACAGAGAAGCCTCCGCTGCTGCTTCTGGTGGAGTCCCCAGGATGAGAGGCGCCGACAAGCGCAGCTCCTCTTCTGACGAGAAGTATTCTCAGTGGAAATCTCTCGTCCCCGTTCTCTACGACTGGTTGGCTAATCATAACCTCGTCTGGCCTTCTCTCTCTTGTCG GTGGGGCCCACTGCTTGAGCAGGGAGCCTTCAAGAATCGGCAGCGTCTTTACCTTTCTGAACAA ACTGATCATACAGTACCAAATACACTGATCATAGCGAACTGCGATGTTGTCAAGCCTCGGGTTGCTGCTgaaaatcacatagcaaat TTTAATGAAGAAGCAAGGTCACCATTTGTTAAGAAGTACAAGACTATCATACATCCTGGAGAG GTAAACAGAATCAGGGAACTTCCTCAGAATAAAAACATTGTTGCGACGCATACTGATTGCCCTGAA GTCCTCATTTGGGACATTGAAGCTCAACCGAACAGGCATGCTGTTCTAGGAGCTGCTGAGTCTCGTCCTGATCTG GTGCTGATGGGGCACAAAGATAATGCTGAATTTGCTCTTGCAATGTGCCCAACTGAGCCTTTTGTGCTCTCTGGAG GAAAGGACAAATCTGTGGTTCTCTGGAGTATCCATGACCACATATCTGCATCGGCCGCAGATGCATCAAAGGCAACTGGTTCTACTGGGTCAATTGTGAAAACTGCTGATAATAGTCCTGTTGGACCACGTGGTATTTTTCAGGGGCATGATGACACTGTTGAAGATGTGCAGTTTTGCCCATCAAG TTCACAGGAGTTCTGTAGTGTTGGGGATGATTCTTGCCTAATATTATGGGATGCACGTGTTGGAAATAACCCAATTTTGAAG GTTGAAAAGGCACATAATGCTGATCTCCACTGTGTGGATTGGAATCCTCATGATCAAAACCTGATTCTCACTGG GTCTGCAGATCACTCTGTTCGCTTGTTTGATCGCCGGAAACTAACAACTGATGGAGTCGAGTCACTAGTGCATAAATTTGAAGGTCATACAGCTGCTGTTCTTTGTGTTCAG TGGTCTCCTGACAAGTCCACTGTCTTTGGGAGCTCTGCAGAGGATGGTTTATTGAACATCTGGGATTATGAAAAG GTTGGCAAAAAGATAGAAAGCGGGACAAGGTCTCCAAGTAGTCCTCCTGGGTTATTTTTCCAACATGCTGGGCACAG AAATCATCTTTACTTCTGGCTGCTTAACTTGAGATATTCTGTTCTTGCCATCTGCCTCTGGCTGTGTCAAATCAAAATATTTGTGTGCCATCAACAATGGACCATGGTGAATTATTCTTAG